In Paracoccus aminophilus JCM 7686, a single window of DNA contains:
- a CDS encoding protein-L-isoaspartate(D-aspartate) O-methyltransferase, with protein sequence MTDPDDLPERKMRFLFHLRSRGVTDPRVLAAMERIDRGVFVRGHFEDRAYEDTPLPIPCGQTISQPSVVGLMTQALEVGDRDKVLEVGTGSGYQAAILALLCRRVYTVDRHRRLVVEAEEIFRQLDLSNITTRVADGSYGLPEQAPFDRIIVTAAAEDPPGPLLAQLKIGGIMVVPVGQSDAVQTLIRVRRTETGFDYDELRQVRFVPLVEGLGQT encoded by the coding sequence ATGACCGATCCGGACGATCTCCCCGAGCGCAAGATGCGCTTTCTCTTCCACCTGCGCTCGCGCGGGGTGACCGATCCGCGCGTTCTTGCGGCGATGGAGCGGATTGACCGTGGCGTTTTCGTGCGCGGCCATTTCGAGGACCGTGCCTATGAGGACACGCCGCTGCCGATCCCCTGCGGCCAGACCATCAGCCAGCCCTCGGTGGTCGGGCTGATGACGCAGGCGCTTGAGGTCGGCGACCGCGACAAGGTGCTCGAAGTGGGGACGGGCTCGGGCTATCAGGCCGCGATCCTCGCGCTTCTGTGCCGCCGGGTCTATACCGTTGATCGCCACCGCCGTCTGGTGGTCGAGGCCGAAGAGATTTTCCGCCAGCTCGATCTATCGAATATCACGACGCGGGTCGCGGATGGCTCTTACGGGCTGCCCGAGCAAGCGCCCTTTGATCGCATTATTGTCACCGCCGCCGCCGAGGACCCGCCGGGGCCGCTCTTGGCGCAGCTCAAGATCGGCGGTATCATGGTCGTGCCGGTCGGGCAGTCGGATGCCGTGCAGACCCTGATCCGCGTGCGCCGGACCGAAACTGGCTTTGATTACGATGAGTTGCGGCAGGTGCGTTTCGTACCGCTGGTCGAGGGGTTGGGACAGACATGA
- the surE gene encoding 5'/3'-nucleotidase SurE, which yields MRILITNDDGINAPGLEALTAIAREVAGPEGEVWTVAPAFEQSGVGHAISYTHPTMIAELGPRRFAAEGSPADCVLAALYHVLKDCPPDLVLSGVNRGNNSGENAVYSGTIGAAMEAALQGVPAMALSQYMGKGNNGLADPFEAARMHAPAIIRQLLDHGAWGADDAYRLFYNVNFPACPASEVKGTRAAAQGRRHGSNFSVAPAASPSGRQFLWAVGGSQTVAATEGSDVDLNLQGYVSVTPMRADLTCHDSLRDLRGVFDQG from the coding sequence ATGCGGATTCTCATCACCAATGACGACGGCATCAATGCTCCGGGCCTTGAGGCGCTGACAGCAATCGCCCGTGAGGTGGCCGGTCCCGAAGGCGAGGTCTGGACCGTCGCCCCGGCCTTCGAGCAATCCGGCGTCGGTCACGCGATCAGCTATACCCATCCGACCATGATCGCCGAGCTTGGCCCGCGCCGCTTTGCCGCCGAGGGCAGCCCGGCCGATTGTGTGCTGGCGGCGCTTTACCATGTGCTCAAGGATTGCCCGCCCGATCTCGTGCTGTCGGGGGTGAACCGGGGCAACAACTCGGGTGAGAATGCCGTTTATTCCGGCACGATCGGCGCCGCGATGGAGGCCGCGCTGCAAGGCGTCCCGGCAATGGCTTTGTCGCAATATATGGGCAAGGGCAACAACGGCCTTGCCGATCCGTTCGAGGCCGCGCGCATGCATGCCCCCGCGATCATTCGCCAACTGCTCGATCACGGCGCCTGGGGCGCGGATGACGCCTATCGGCTGTTTTACAACGTGAATTTCCCGGCCTGCCCGGCCAGCGAGGTCAAGGGCACGCGCGCGGCGGCTCAGGGGCGGCGGCATGGCTCGAATTTCAGCGTCGCGCCGGCAGCCTCGCCAAGCGGGCGGCAGTTTCTCTGGGCCGTCGGCGGCTCGCAGACGGTTGCCGCGACCGAGGGCAGCGATGTCGATCTCAACCTGCAGGGCTATGTCTCGGTCACGCCGATGCGCGCCGATCTGACCTGCCATGACAGCCTTCGGGACCTGCGCGGAGTGTTTGACCAGGGATGA
- a CDS encoding sulfite exporter TauE/SafE family protein — protein MQIYLPIAEVVVNSLTLVGLGGIVGVMSGLFGVGGGFLITPLLFFIGIPPAIAVATGANQVVASSFSGVLAHLKRKTVDFRMGWVLLAGGLVGSSIGVMIFNFLARLGQVDLVVQLCYVVFLGLIGTLMFKESLSAIRASRAGPVLRKKRHQHGWVHRWPGKMKFRASGLYISVIPPLLVGAAVGVLGAIMGVGGGFIMVPAMIYLLGMPTKVVIGTSLFQITFLSAYTTLMHAIYSNTVDIMLAVLLIVGGVVGAQIGANLGAKLRAEQLRILMALLVLAVCGKLALDLFMTPTDLYSITPGLIG, from the coding sequence ATGCAGATCTACCTTCCCATTGCTGAGGTCGTCGTCAATTCGCTGACATTGGTGGGCTTGGGGGGAATCGTCGGCGTGATGAGCGGCCTTTTCGGGGTCGGCGGCGGCTTTCTGATCACGCCGCTGTTGTTCTTCATCGGCATCCCGCCCGCGATTGCGGTGGCGACCGGGGCCAATCAGGTCGTGGCCTCGTCCTTTTCCGGCGTGCTCGCGCATCTCAAGCGCAAGACGGTTGATTTCCGCATGGGCTGGGTGCTGTTAGCGGGCGGTCTGGTCGGCTCGTCGATCGGGGTGATGATCTTCAACTTCCTCGCCCGGCTCGGTCAGGTCGATCTGGTCGTCCAGCTGTGCTATGTCGTCTTTCTCGGCCTGATCGGCACGCTGATGTTCAAGGAGAGCCTCAGCGCGATCCGCGCCTCGCGCGCCGGGCCGGTCCTGCGCAAGAAGCGCCACCAACACGGCTGGGTCCATCGCTGGCCCGGCAAGATGAAATTCCGCGCCTCGGGCCTTTATATCAGCGTCATCCCGCCTTTGCTGGTCGGCGCCGCGGTCGGCGTGTTGGGCGCGATCATGGGGGTCGGCGGCGGATTCATCATGGTGCCCGCGATGATCTATCTGCTTGGGATGCCAACGAAAGTCGTCATCGGAACCTCGCTCTTTCAGATCACCTTTCTGTCGGCCTATACGACGCTGATGCATGCGATCTATTCGAATACGGTCGATATCATGCTCGCGGTGCTGCTGATCGTCGGCGGCGTGGTGGGGGCGCAGATCGGCGCCAATCTGGGCGCGAAGCTGCGCGCCGAGCAGTTGCGCATCCTGATGGCGCTCTTGGTGCTGGCGGTCTGCGGCAAGCTGGCGCTCGATCTCTTTATGACGCCGACCGATCTTTACTCGATCACGCCGGGGCTGATCGGATGA
- a CDS encoding TIGR02186 family protein, which produces MTLRAFCLALLLGSALPALAQESYPNHSDPALSPAARPPRPAEQVVAGLSHKDVNITTNFDGSDIIIYGAIKRETPIPFGPPLDVIVTVEGPAQSLTIRKKERHLGLWINTESVRIGAAPGFYVVATTGPLDKILTPEQDASYRISIPRAIRAFAGPITVSDTVPFTEALVRLREESDAYRLDEGAVTVVEQTLFRADVKMPANLIEGDYSTRIFLLRNGEVIDTYRAPIEVRKVGLERWLYHLAMAQPFLYGLMSLAIAIAAGWAASVAFRALRRK; this is translated from the coding sequence ATGACGCTGCGCGCTTTCTGCCTCGCCTTGCTTCTCGGCTCTGCCCTGCCCGCGCTGGCGCAGGAAAGCTATCCGAACCACAGCGATCCCGCGCTTAGCCCGGCGGCACGCCCGCCGCGCCCGGCCGAGCAGGTCGTCGCGGGCCTGTCCCATAAGGATGTCAATATCACGACCAATTTCGACGGGTCGGACATCATCATTTACGGCGCGATCAAGCGCGAGACGCCGATCCCCTTCGGCCCGCCGCTCGATGTCATCGTCACCGTCGAGGGCCCCGCGCAATCGCTGACCATCCGCAAGAAAGAGCGCCATCTCGGCCTGTGGATCAACACCGAGAGCGTTCGGATCGGTGCGGCACCCGGCTTTTACGTCGTCGCCACCACCGGCCCGCTCGACAAGATCCTGACGCCCGAGCAGGACGCGAGCTACCGCATCTCGATCCCGCGCGCGATCCGCGCCTTTGCCGGGCCGATCACGGTCTCTGATACCGTGCCCTTCACCGAGGCGCTGGTGCGGCTGCGCGAGGAAAGCGATGCCTACCGGTTGGACGAGGGCGCGGTCACCGTGGTCGAGCAGACCCTCTTCCGCGCCGATGTGAAAATGCCCGCCAATCTGATCGAGGGCGATTATTCGACCCGCATTTTCCTGTTGCGCAACGGCGAGGTCATCGACACCTATCGCGCCCCGATCGAGGTGCGCAAAGTCGGGCTCGAGCGCTGGCTTTACCATCTCGCGATGGCGCAGCCCTTCCTTTACGGGCTGATGTCGCTGGCGATTGCAATTGCGGCGGGCTGGGCGGCTTCGGTGGCGTTCCGCGCCCTGCGGCGGAAATAG
- a CDS encoding GNAT family N-acetyltransferase — translation MAELTVSVLSSISGITAAEWDGCGDGGNPFTSHRFLAALEASGSVGERNGWYASHLVARLDEVVVGVAPCYLKTNSQGEYIFDHGWAEAWQRAGGEYYPKLQAAVPFTPVTGPRLIARDPQVQGALLQAMAQVTAQSGFSSAHITFCTEAEAELGAAVGFLPRISQQYHWLNDGYASFDDFLAALSSRKRKNIRKERERAQAFGGEIRVLSGAEIEPAHWEAFWRFYQDTGSRKWGRPYLTRAFFDQIHQTMRDDVVLVLALREGQAIAGALNFIGADALYGRYWGCVEEVPFLHFELCYYQAIDWAIAHGKARVEAGAQGEHKLARGYLPKQTHSIHWIADAGFRRAVAEYLERERDAVCDEIEELGDWSPFRRD, via the coding sequence ATGGCCGAACTTACCGTCTCTGTCCTCAGCTCGATCTCCGGGATCACCGCCGCCGAATGGGATGGCTGTGGTGATGGCGGCAATCCCTTCACCTCCCATCGCTTTCTCGCGGCGCTTGAAGCATCCGGCTCGGTCGGCGAGCGCAATGGCTGGTATGCGAGCCATCTGGTCGCGCGGCTGGACGAGGTCGTGGTTGGCGTCGCGCCTTGCTATCTCAAGACGAATTCGCAGGGCGAATATATCTTCGATCATGGCTGGGCCGAGGCGTGGCAGCGCGCGGGCGGCGAGTATTACCCCAAGCTGCAAGCGGCGGTGCCCTTCACGCCGGTCACCGGCCCGCGCCTGATCGCGCGCGATCCGCAGGTGCAGGGCGCGCTCTTGCAGGCCATGGCGCAGGTCACAGCGCAATCGGGCTTTTCCAGCGCCCATATCACCTTCTGCACCGAGGCCGAGGCAGAGTTGGGCGCGGCAGTGGGCTTTCTGCCGCGCATCTCGCAGCAATATCACTGGCTGAACGACGGTTATGCCAGCTTTGACGATTTCCTCGCGGCGCTGTCCTCGCGCAAGCGCAAGAACATCCGCAAAGAGCGTGAGCGTGCGCAGGCCTTTGGCGGCGAGATCCGGGTGCTCTCGGGCGCCGAGATCGAACCCGCGCATTGGGAGGCCTTCTGGCGCTTTTATCAGGACACCGGCTCGCGCAAATGGGGTCGTCCCTATCTGACGCGGGCGTTTTTCGACCAGATCCACCAGACGATGCGCGACGATGTCGTGCTGGTTCTGGCGCTCCGCGAGGGTCAGGCGATTGCGGGCGCGCTGAACTTCATCGGCGCGGATGCGCTTTACGGGCGCTATTGGGGCTGCGTCGAAGAGGTGCCCTTCCTGCATTTCGAGCTTTGCTATTATCAGGCGATCGACTGGGCGATTGCGCATGGCAAGGCGCGGGTCGAGGCGGGCGCGCAGGGCGAACACAAGCTCGCGCGCGGCTATTTGCCCAAGCAGACCCATTCGATCCATTGGATCGCCGATGCCGGTTTCCGCCGCGCGGTTGCCGAATATCTGGAACGCGAGCGGGACGCGGTCTGCGATGAAATCGAAGAGCTCGGCGATTGGAGCCCCTTCCGGCGCGACTGA
- a CDS encoding glycerophosphodiester phosphodiesterase family protein produces MTVLPRELLTMPVAHRGLHSPGVPENSLASFRAAIAAGYAIECDIQHTAEGTPIVFHDYDLSRMCGDEAFVADCALEELSEFRLLRTDEAIPTLAQMLKEVAGRVPLLIEIKDQDGRLGPNIGDLQDRVAEQLKAYSGPVAVMSFNPETVAAFHRAAPDIPVGLTTCAYDADEWPMLDAEERAALATIKDYVRSGSCFISHDRVDLDNPAVAALKAQGVPVLCWTIRSAEQEALARKTADNITFESYHPAT; encoded by the coding sequence ATGACAGTCCTTCCGCGTGAGCTTCTGACCATGCCCGTCGCCCATCGCGGCTTGCACAGCCCGGGCGTTCCGGAAAACAGCCTTGCCTCGTTTCGCGCGGCGATCGCGGCGGGCTATGCGATCGAATGCGACATCCAGCACACTGCCGAGGGCACGCCGATCGTCTTTCACGATTACGACCTCAGCCGGATGTGCGGCGATGAGGCCTTCGTCGCCGATTGCGCGCTGGAAGAATTAAGCGAATTCCGTCTGTTGCGCACCGATGAGGCGATCCCGACGCTGGCGCAGATGCTCAAGGAAGTCGCGGGTCGTGTGCCTTTGCTCATCGAGATCAAGGATCAGGACGGCCGTCTCGGGCCGAATATCGGCGATCTTCAGGACCGGGTGGCCGAGCAGCTCAAGGCCTATAGCGGGCCGGTGGCGGTGATGTCCTTCAACCCCGAAACCGTCGCGGCCTTCCACCGCGCCGCGCCGGACATTCCGGTCGGCCTGACCACCTGCGCCTATGACGCCGATGAATGGCCGATGCTTGATGCCGAAGAGCGCGCCGCTTTGGCCACGATCAAGGATTACGTGCGCTCGGGCTCGTGCTTCATCTCGCATGATCGCGTTGATCTGGACAATCCGGCGGTCGCGGCGCTGAAAGCGCAGGGCGTGCCGGTGCTGTGCTGGACGATCCGCTCGGCCGAGCAGGAGGCGCTGGCGCGCAAGACTGCCGATAATATCACCTTCGAGAGCTATCACCCGGCGACATGA
- a CDS encoding RidA family protein: MSIDSKLAELGITLPAAPAPAANYVPYVQTGNLLFVSGQISSDAGGLITGRLGADMAAEAGAEAARACGLALLAQARAALGSLDRVAQVVKLTGFVNSTPEFTDQPEVINGCSDLMVEVFGDRGRHARAAVSAPALPRGVAVEIEAVFEVAR; encoded by the coding sequence ATGAGCATAGACAGCAAACTCGCGGAACTCGGGATCACGCTTCCCGCAGCACCGGCTCCGGCCGCCAATTATGTGCCCTATGTTCAGACGGGAAATTTGCTGTTCGTCTCGGGTCAAATCAGCTCGGATGCCGGTGGGCTGATCACCGGGCGGCTGGGCGCGGATATGGCTGCCGAAGCTGGTGCCGAGGCGGCACGGGCCTGCGGGCTGGCGCTGCTGGCACAGGCGCGTGCGGCGCTTGGCTCGCTTGACCGGGTGGCGCAGGTGGTGAAGCTGACGGGCTTCGTCAATTCGACCCCGGAATTCACCGACCAGCCCGAGGTCATCAACGGTTGCTCGGATCTGATGGTCGAGGTCTTCGGCGACAGGGGCCGTCATGCCCGCGCCGCCGTGTCCGCGCCCGCGCTGCCGCGCGGCGTTGCCGTCGAAATCGAAGCTGTGTTCGAGGTGGCGCGATGA
- a CDS encoding chromosome segregation SMC family protein translates to MRFDRLRLNGFKSFVDPTDLVIQEGLTGVVGPNGCGKSNLLEALRWVMGENRPTAMRGDGMEDVIFAGTTRRGARAHAEVTLTIDNRDHLAPASVNEADMLDISRRITRDAGSAYRINGKEVRARDVQMLFADASTGAHSPALVRQGQISELINAKPKARRRILEEAAGISGLYQRRHEAELKLNAAEQNLTRVDDTLDQLTSQAASLARQARAAAKYREIGAALRRAEGVLLYLRWSEADQGRAAAATALQEAIKSAASLEAAARRAIEAREEAETVLPPLREEEQIAAAVLSRATVEREALDEVEARAYQAIETLSARIAQLQRDIDRETALNRDAGEMVERLEWERNGIAKAAEGHDDRVDNALSAAEEAAEALREVELKLGELTDESARLAARHQSAERLAGDLRAMQDRAQKAAGLAEEAAVKAAGTGQEAAAALAGAEEAQSLAREAAEGAEEALIEAEATRAEFEIRESAARAARAEAEGEASALASEMAALKRLVERGETGGRAILDAVRVAKGYEAAFGAALGDDLKAGLAEDGGSGWHLLPGYGNDHPLPAGARPLGPHVTGPEALARRLSQVGLVADAAAGAAMQGAMKPGQRLVTPAGDLFRWDGMRVMAGEASSSAALHLEKVNQLAEITGQAEEARARAEDAASQHLETKAELDSATTAEKRARDQRREAERALSEAARAATRSESELSLANSRAESARAELARHRADAEDAALRLMQAERALAELPDRGAAAAAVEYARTGVEAARIATMTRRSALDELRREGTARLKRLQEISKEESGWRLRLDQAGGRAAELSERREETLEELEEAKAQPDLLAERRVVLIAAEKAAEDRLQRARAALSGADTAVRLKAEAEREAERAASEARETRAAREARAEAATETEAAARARILEETEGSPEALLTALGADPAEMPEADRLEVEIGRLRQQRDGLGSVNLRADDDKRELETERDRLAGEKNDLTEAIRKLRAGIGSLNREGRERLLAAFDTVNANFATLFTHLFGGGEARLVLVESDDPLEAGLEIMCQPPGKKLATLSLLSGGEQTLTALALIFAVFLANPAPICVLDEVDAPLDDANVGRFCDLMDEMRRRTDTRFLVITHHAVTMARMDRLFGVTMVEQGVSQLVSVDLKRAEALVA, encoded by the coding sequence TTGCGCTTCGACCGCCTTCGCCTCAATGGCTTCAAAAGCTTCGTGGACCCGACCGATCTGGTCATCCAGGAAGGGCTCACCGGCGTCGTCGGACCCAATGGCTGTGGCAAGTCCAATCTGCTCGAAGCTTTGCGTTGGGTCATGGGCGAAAACCGCCCGACCGCCATGCGCGGCGACGGGATGGAGGATGTGATTTTCGCGGGCACGACCCGGCGCGGCGCGCGCGCCCATGCCGAGGTCACGCTGACCATCGACAACCGCGACCACCTTGCGCCAGCTTCGGTGAATGAAGCCGATATGCTCGACATTTCGCGCCGAATCACCCGCGACGCGGGTTCGGCCTACCGCATCAACGGCAAGGAAGTGCGGGCGCGGGATGTCCAGATGCTCTTCGCCGATGCCTCGACCGGCGCGCATTCGCCCGCTTTGGTGCGTCAGGGCCAGATTTCCGAGCTGATCAACGCCAAACCCAAGGCGCGGCGGCGGATCCTTGAGGAAGCGGCGGGGATCTCGGGGCTTTATCAGCGCCGCCATGAGGCCGAGCTGAAGCTCAATGCCGCCGAGCAGAACCTGACCCGCGTCGATGACACGCTCGACCAACTGACGTCGCAAGCGGCCTCGCTGGCGCGTCAGGCGCGCGCGGCGGCGAAATATCGCGAGATCGGCGCGGCTTTGCGCCGGGCCGAGGGCGTGCTGCTCTATCTGCGCTGGTCCGAGGCGGATCAGGGCCGCGCCGCAGCCGCCACTGCGCTGCAGGAGGCGATCAAATCCGCCGCCAGCCTCGAGGCTGCCGCCCGTCGCGCCATCGAAGCGCGCGAAGAGGCCGAGACCGTGCTGCCGCCCTTGCGCGAAGAGGAGCAGATCGCGGCGGCGGTGCTCTCGCGCGCCACGGTCGAGCGCGAGGCCTTGGACGAGGTCGAGGCCCGCGCCTATCAGGCGATCGAGACGCTTTCGGCCCGGATCGCCCAGCTGCAACGCGACATCGACCGCGAAACCGCGCTCAACCGCGATGCGGGCGAGATGGTCGAGCGGCTGGAATGGGAACGCAACGGCATCGCCAAGGCCGCCGAGGGCCATGACGACCGCGTCGACAATGCTTTGTCCGCCGCCGAAGAGGCCGCCGAGGCCCTGCGCGAGGTCGAGCTGAAACTGGGCGAACTCACCGACGAATCCGCTCGGCTGGCGGCGCGTCACCAATCGGCGGAGCGGCTGGCGGGCGATCTGCGCGCGATGCAGGACCGCGCCCAGAAAGCCGCCGGGCTGGCTGAAGAGGCCGCCGTCAAGGCCGCAGGTACCGGGCAAGAGGCCGCTGCCGCTTTGGCCGGTGCCGAAGAGGCGCAAAGCCTCGCGCGGGAGGCCGCCGAGGGCGCCGAAGAGGCGTTGATCGAGGCCGAGGCCACCCGCGCTGAATTCGAGATCCGCGAAAGCGCCGCCCGCGCGGCCCGCGCCGAGGCCGAGGGCGAGGCTTCGGCTTTGGCCTCGGAAATGGCGGCGCTGAAGCGGTTGGTCGAGCGCGGCGAGACCGGCGGACGCGCGATCCTCGATGCGGTGCGCGTGGCCAAGGGCTATGAGGCGGCCTTCGGCGCGGCTCTGGGCGATGATCTGAAAGCGGGGCTCGCCGAGGACGGCGGCTCGGGCTGGCATCTTCTGCCGGGTTACGGCAACGATCATCCGCTGCCCGCAGGCGCGCGCCCGCTTGGCCCCCATGTCACTGGCCCCGAGGCTTTGGCGCGGCGTCTGTCTCAGGTCGGGCTGGTCGCGGATGCGGCGGCAGGGGCCGCGATGCAAGGCGCGATGAAGCCCGGTCAGCGGCTGGTCACGCCCGCGGGCGATCTCTTCCGTTGGGACGGGATGCGGGTCATGGCGGGAGAGGCCTCGTCCAGCGCTGCGCTGCATCTCGAAAAGGTCAACCAACTGGCCGAGATCACCGGTCAGGCCGAAGAGGCGCGCGCGCGCGCCGAGGATGCGGCCAGCCAACATCTTGAAACGAAAGCGGAACTCGACAGCGCCACCACCGCAGAAAAGCGCGCCCGCGATCAGCGTCGTGAGGCCGAGCGTGCGCTTTCCGAGGCGGCGCGGGCGGCGACGCGCAGCGAATCCGAGCTGTCTTTGGCCAACAGCCGCGCCGAATCCGCGCGCGCCGAGCTTGCCCGTCACCGCGCGGATGCCGAAGATGCGGCGCTGCGGCTGATGCAGGCCGAGCGCGCTTTGGCGGAGCTCCCCGATCGCGGTGCGGCGGCGGCGGCGGTCGAATATGCCCGCACCGGCGTCGAGGCGGCGCGGATCGCGACCATGACCCGGCGCTCGGCTTTGGACGAGCTGCGCCGCGAGGGCACGGCGCGGTTGAAGCGTCTGCAAGAGATCAGCAAGGAGGAATCGGGCTGGCGGCTGCGGCTCGATCAGGCCGGGGGGCGCGCCGCCGAGCTCTCTGAACGGCGCGAGGAAACGCTGGAAGAGCTCGAAGAGGCCAAGGCCCAGCCCGATCTTCTGGCCGAGCGCCGCGTGGTGCTGATTGCCGCCGAGAAAGCCGCAGAGGACCGCCTGCAGCGCGCGCGCGCGGCTTTGTCCGGGGCCGATACTGCCGTCCGCCTGAAGGCCGAGGCTGAGCGCGAGGCGGAACGCGCCGCCTCTGAGGCGCGCGAGACCCGCGCCGCCCGTGAAGCTCGCGCCGAGGCCGCGACCGAAACCGAGGCCGCCGCCCGCGCGCGCATCCTTGAAGAAACCGAGGGCTCGCCCGAGGCGCTTTTGACCGCGCTTGGCGCCGATCCCGCCGAGATGCCCGAGGCCGACCGGCTGGAAGTCGAGATCGGGCGCTTGCGCCAGCAGCGCGACGGGCTGGGCTCGGTCAACCTGCGCGCCGATGACGATAAGCGTGAGCTGGAAACCGAGCGCGACCGGCTTGCGGGCGAAAAGAACGATCTCACCGAGGCGATCCGCAAGCTGCGCGCCGGGATCGGCAGTTTGAACCGCGAAGGGCGCGAGCGTCTGCTGGCCGCCTTCGACACGGTCAACGCCAATTTCGCGACGCTGTTCACCCATCTCTTCGGCGGGGGCGAGGCGCGTCTGGTGCTGGTCGAATCCGACGATCCGCTGGAGGCGGGGCTTGAAATCATGTGCCAGCCGCCGGGCAAGAAGCTGGCGACGCTTAGCCTTCTGTCGGGCGGTGAGCAGACGCTGACCGCGCTGGCGCTGATCTTCGCGGTCTTTCTGGCCAATCCCGCGCCGATCTGCGTTTTGGACGAGGTCGATGCGCCGCTGGACGATGCCAATGTCGGCCGGTTCTGTGATCTCATGGATGAAATGCGGCGCCGCACCGACACCCGCTTCCTTGTGATCACGCACCATGCGGTGACGATGGCCCGGATGGACCGGCTCTTTGGCGTGACCATGGTCGAGCAGGGCGTCAGCCAGCTTGTCAGCGTCGATCTCAAGCGCGCCGAGGCGCTGGTCGCCTGA
- a CDS encoding CidA/LrgA family protein: protein MIPALALILCFQLLGETISRGLGLTLPGPVIGLVLLVVAGVLRPRLIEFLRPAASGLLANLSLFFVPAGVGIVAHLGQFRDHAFALGVALVVSTVLAIAAGALVFTWVAKLTGQSEEPPE, encoded by the coding sequence ATGATCCCCGCGCTCGCCCTCATCCTGTGCTTTCAGCTGCTTGGCGAAACCATCTCGCGCGGGCTGGGCCTGACGCTGCCCGGGCCGGTGATCGGGCTGGTTTTGCTGGTCGTGGCGGGCGTGCTGCGGCCCCGGCTGATCGAGTTCCTGCGTCCCGCCGCCTCGGGGCTTCTGGCCAATCTGTCGCTGTTCTTCGTGCCTGCGGGCGTCGGCATTGTCGCCCATCTTGGGCAGTTTCGCGACCATGCCTTCGCGCTTGGCGTCGCGCTGGTCGTCTCGACGGTGCTGGCGATTGCGGCGGGCGCGCTCGTGTTCACCTGGGTCGCGAAGCTGACCGGCCAAAGCGAGGAGCCGCCCGAATGA
- a CDS encoding LrgB family protein, whose protein sequence is MKLDNAVLLWSYLTQGPLLWLTATLIAYCIGDAIFRAASRRSIANPVMIAVAILAVVLGVTGTDYKTYFEGAQFVHFMLGPATVCLGLPLYDNLSRLKHAVLPLLAALVAGSLTAVVSVLLIAQYFELGPVMMASLAPKSTTAPVAIGISESLGGEPTVTAVLVILTGIVGAIVVTPLLNLLGIRDWRARGFSVGVAAHGIGTARAFQVNQTAGAFAGMGMGLNAVLTAIIAPLVLHLFQ, encoded by the coding sequence ATGAAGCTCGATAACGCGGTGCTGCTCTGGTCCTATCTGACGCAGGGGCCGCTGTTGTGGCTGACGGCGACGCTGATCGCCTATTGCATCGGAGACGCGATCTTTCGCGCGGCCTCGCGCCGCAGCATCGCCAATCCGGTGATGATCGCGGTCGCCATTCTGGCGGTGGTGCTGGGCGTGACCGGCACCGATTACAAAACCTATTTCGAGGGCGCGCAATTCGTCCATTTCATGCTCGGCCCGGCGACGGTCTGTCTGGGCCTGCCGCTTTACGACAACCTGAGCCGGCTGAAACACGCGGTTCTGCCGCTTCTGGCGGCGCTGGTCGCGGGATCGCTGACGGCGGTGGTCTCGGTGCTGCTCATCGCGCAATATTTCGAGCTTGGCCCGGTGATGATGGCCTCGCTTGCGCCGAAATCGACGACAGCCCCGGTCGCGATCGGCATCTCGGAAAGCCTTGGCGGCGAGCCGACGGTCACGGCGGTGCTGGTCATCCTGACCGGGATCGTCGGCGCGATCGTGGTGACGCCGCTGCTCAATCTGCTGGGGATCCGGGACTGGCGCGCGCGCGGCTTTTCGGTCGGCGTCGCCGCCCATGGCATCGGCACGGCGCGGGCCTTTCAGGTCAACCAGACCGCGGGCGCCTTTGCCGGTATGGGCATGGGGTTGAACGCGGTGCTGACCGCGATCATCGCGCCGCTGGTCCTGCATCTCTTCCAGTAA
- a CDS encoding DUF6280 family protein, with the protein MRDFVDGSAFNFEQGQRARKLFAAVVLAALDDAIADDKKYGNGPDQIARWARSRDGREVLSCAGIDPNERVVKGLMEFVAKGVRTSVALSREESERRHAAEEAEAA; encoded by the coding sequence ATGCGCGACTTCGTTGATGGTTCGGCTTTCAACTTCGAACAGGGCCAGCGCGCCCGCAAGCTTTTTGCCGCAGTGGTTCTTGCCGCGCTCGACGACGCTATCGCCGATGACAAGAAATATGGCAATGGTCCCGACCAGATCGCCCGTTGGGCGCGGTCGCGCGACGGCCGTGAAGTGCTGTCTTGCGCGGGCATCGACCCGAACGAGCGCGTGGTGAAGGGCCTGATGGAATTCGTGGCCAAGGGCGTGCGCACCTCGGTCGCGCTTTCGCGCGAGGAAAGCGAGCGTCGCCACGCCGCCGAAGAAGCCGAAGCCGCTTAA